The sequence TGAACGACGAATGCTACGTATTGGTCCATTCGGCTGACGAATTTgtgttaaattacaaaaattaatgatGTATGGTGAACTAAACCTTGTTTTGCAAAGATCCAATCGTTGTTCTCcctaagaaatttaatataaattattaatgaTTATGAaccataataaacaaatttcaaaacttttagcaAAGGCTTACCTTCGACCAAGCATCTTCGATTATACACTGCAAATGCATATTGAAAGGGTGCCAATCTCCAGGACCTGCACTGCCTAACCGCTCCCATTTTGTGCCCTTACCTGGAGGGGAACTGGGTGCATAGAACATACGCCGTACACTAATGGTAGAAAATCCTGAATCTTCTTCCAACTCTTGTGTCATGGTTCGTATATTCACATAATATTGCTCGAGTTGTGGATCGGCATCACTCAAAAGCACACGAGTTAGCTTCTTAGCATGCGCACGTTCCAAGTGTTGAGAGACATCTAAGCGAtgccaataaaaaattttgctaattcttcacttaaaattttttgttttccatattTTATTACCTGGGCTATAAGGTAACCATTTGCTATTACCAGACTCGTATTCCCACACGACCACGGCATGGGTGGTCGCGCCTGCATTTGAACTTCCTCCATTTCCACAAACACCACTTCCAACGCCTACATTACCTCCACCAGTTCCTCCTCCTCCACCCACACCAATGCAACCATGACCTGCCATTAGCGCAAGGTAGTCGCACAAAGCCGTAATGTCTACTTCCTCTGTTTCACCGCTGCATAATCATAACTATGACCAACGTCTTAAATAGTATGTACGTAGCATGATCGCTTATACATTCGGACTTCTTGATCCCAAATCACACACAGAATTTCGATCACAAAATAaacacgaaaattaaaaatggtgGCACTGCATTAAGTTGcaacaaaaaactatttactCCTAGCTATTTACTCAGAATACTGTTTATATAAATTCAAACTTTTAATACacctacttttttaaataatattaaactcttcttacaaaaatgtatttatattttaaatagcatTTTCGTAATGCAAATCAGTAGACAATCAAAGTAAATCAAGTGATCCTAATTAAAATTATACGAAAGCTATGAAGGAGAGAGTAAGGAGAGAGCAAAGAAACAGTCTGTCAAAGTGATCAAAAACTGATGATTAGCGCCATCTATTAGTCATATTTGCTTTACTGGATAAAACTAAAGGGTATTCTTGTTATGCGGGCACTTCCATTAAAAAGGTCTTatcaaatgttataaaaacCAAGGTGCAAATGAGAATTTCCTTATATAAGAAATTAAGGTAGTAGAccggtgtaacgaccgaaatttcgacgtttttcatgaatcttttttaaaaagaaaatgaagtttgaagtatataaaaaaattttttttaagttaattttatattaacttgtttaaaatttttgacgtcaaagtggagtctttaaaaaaaagatgagttggttcggggggacacacagccttccaaagttatctgaaataaaaaattcaaagaggctattattctgtagactttattttaggtcccgaacctaaaacatacataaaaattaaaaaaaaataaaaaatggcggacttgtgaaaaaagttctcaaaatctaatttttttctccataaatggttaaaattaaatagtttattattaaaaaattaaatgttttaaaggtccagaatctagatatgtgtgtctggaataacgggttaaatttttagcccattcggttgaataattttgagtcagtgattccccgaaatttcgaaaacatggttcTGAGAAAAAcccgtttaaagtttcagagcagctgctgctggcgtgtcacacgctttcatacacTCTCTCTTATTTGAGCTGTaactttcaaaataattaaaatttctatctGAAActtttatagtatatttttaagatgtttttcttccgaaaaatgtaaaaaaaaattaagttttttgaacccgtcacaccgggctGCTACCTTAATGACATaactattttgaacaaaataataaatttatcgccttgcaaaatatttctataatttcTATATTCTTGAATAAATCTATATACATATTGATATACGTTTTTGATACCAGAATGACAATTatacttgattttttgtattgatttcttCTCTTACTTTCCCGCTACATACCTACcgtattttttttcagatttataTGAGTAGTTCCATTGAACAACAAGCCTGTTTATACTCAATAAcacgtttttaaaaattctctttGAACACATAGGGATCCCAAAGATTGAGAGTTGCATTGTTTAAATTTGTCTTGCCCATCGCATGGGTGTAAAAATCGGAGCCATCACCCTTCTGCATACTACCTAAACGCCTATACctatattcttaaaataaaaatggcagTTGTCGAGTCCCTCCACAAAATAGTGGATGTTAACATAATGCGGTCTGTCTCAGTTCACGATTCAGTCATATTCTGTAATAGCATTTACACTAGAAACCATATCGTTCCAAATTCGATCTGAGACTGATAGTGCCTAGAACGGGATTGGACGGAAACTCAACTGTTACttgataatatttatttgaccGCAAGCTTACCGTAATCACCACTATGAGAAGCCTATCGAAATCCTGAAACAGATATTTTTTGACACGGTAGAGAATAACCTTGAACGTTATTTTACTTATTACTAGTCAATATTTCGAACGAGAAGGTGTCAAAATTATTCAGAGTTCTCTAGATACTTCCAACCGCAATAATTCATCAAAATACTGCGTATAATATTATTCTATATTGTATTACATGAcattatttcatataatttgaaaaatatcaattaataTTATACTGATTTAATTTAAGCGCATAtagttttttaagtattttattcatGCGCTACCTACAAACGCGCCTTAATTCATTCGCCGGAAGATGCCGCTGcagaaaatttcattttgacATTTCATTGACACTGTTGCGGTTTCCGCTATTACGATTCCTTTACCTTTTTGACAAGCGGACGAAGAAGCAGCTCTTGTTTCGAGTTGCTATTAAAATCTGCTTTTTTCTATTACATCGCGTTTTAAAAACAACCCAAAATGGTGGTGAAGAAGGTAAATAAGTGTTTAAATGCGGCTACGTCCTCGTGTATGTGAAATTATATTGACTAAAATTCCTTAGAACTTTTGAGTGCAAGTGTTTATATCCGTATTGCCATATAGCATAAGTGTATTAACCGACTTATTCTTCTTATAGCCCAGACCAAAGAAGAAGCCAGTTACTAAGAAGGTTGCGCCAGCTCCATTGGCCGTCAAGAAACCTGTGGTGAAGAAAGTTGTAAACCAACTCTTCGAAAAGCGTCCCAAAAACTTTGGCATCGGTGAGTGTTCCTATTATCGTATATTATTCGGCCcttgtaaataattaatttccaCTTTCTACAGGTCAGAATGTCCAGCCCAAACGTGACTTGTCTCGTTTCGTGAAATGGCCCAAATACATTCGTATTCAGCGACAAAAGGCTGTTTTGCAAAAACGCTTGAAGGTGCCACCTCCAATTCATCAATTTACTCAAACATTGGATAAAACCACTGCTGTAAAAATGTTCAAACTTTTGGAGAAGTACCGCCCAGAATCGGCCTTGGCCAAAAAGCAACGTTTGAAGAAGATTGCTGAAGCTAAAGCTAAGGGTAAGGAAGTACAGCCCAAGAAGAAGCCCACTTTCGTGCGTTCTGGTACAAACACTGTGACCAAGCTGGTTGAACAGAAGAAGGCTCAACTAGTCGTTATCGCTCATGATGTTGACCCCTTGGAGGTGAGTACTTAAAACAAATCAGTTGTCCAAAGGTTTTCTAAATGATGttaacttgaatttcttcaactgAAGCTATTGAGCCTTGTGCCCAATAGCTGGCTGTTGAAATATGACATACTGATACTCGTATATCGTTATGATCACTGAACTaattaattttgaacttttataataaaaagatttaataaTTGGTTATTGCAGCTGGTTCTGTTCCTTCCCGCACTTTGCCGCAAAATGGGTGTGCCTTATTGCATTGTTAAAGGCAAGGCACGTCTGGGTTTGTTGGTGCGCCGTAAAACATGCACAGCATTGGCACTGACAAACGTTGAAGCCAACGATAAGGCGAACTTTGCCAAGATCCTGGAGGCCGTCAAGACCAACTACAATGACCGTCAAGATGAGATCCGCAAACACTGGGGCGGTGGTATTCTGGGCTCCAAGAGTTTGGCTCGCATCGCTAAATTGGAGCGCGCCAAGGCGCGTGAATTGGCACAAAAACAAGGCTAAACAGCTGGTGGGTGTATcagttaattattttataatataatggGATCTTGTCAAGCAGCGAAAGGTtaatgacaaaataaataaaatagattgTACTGAACTTCCATGACACTGTTTTAATGTAAAAGTATTAAATACGATATAGTAAATTTGTGTAATTTTGTGAGGTGAAGCCTTGGATGAATATTTCCTAACCATCGTTCTGGTTGGGGTTCTGCGAGTTGGTGCATATGAAATATAAGGTCAAATGGcgtctattttaaattatttaaaaaccacATCCAATAGtattaatgcaaaaataattattttggtgCTAGTTATGGAGTGACAATTCAGCCGTTAAAATGGGTTTTACTGTCATGCGATCTgcagcaatttttttgtaattataaaattgtaatattgGATCAAGGGGTATGTATAATTGTAGGTTAGATAAAATTAATTAcacatattcaaattttttgaattcttaAAAGAAATTGACATTGAAATAATGATGCTATAATACCAGAAATTGAGAAATTTTCATCACATTTATAATttgagtttataaattttaaactttattttcattttacgaaacgattaataaaatattgtaaaacgaTTTTAATGACATCTCTATTTCGATATCACCATTAATTTCCCATTGCTAAAATCGAATTTCGGTAACCGGTCTTTGCACCTGTGATCGAATTTCTGTTCCAATGCAACTCTGCCTTATAATACagcaataaaacaaaagttGCGGAAGCGAATGCATTCAGTTGTGTGTTTTACGGGAGTGTCTTAATTTTACCTTTATTGTTCTATGCTTTTCATTCACTcaacgaaaatagtaaaaagtaaaatttaattataaaatatataaattagtaCACGGAAATGTATGAAAGACGTGGAAATTCGGTATGTGTTTCGCCAAATTAATGTGAAAAGAGTGCGCAAAGCAAAAGGCGGCGAAAAGTAACACAAAGCGAAGGCAACGTTCGTTCACTCGGTGGCTGGAACCGTTCATCGTGGTTGGCAATTTGCATTTCGATCAAGTCGTACTTCgggcttaatttttttctacgtATGTAACACTAGACATGACAAAACTAATATAGTCGAAACATAAGCGCTGTTGATAATTAGCacaacaaataaaatgcaatatacATGGCTTTTCAATTTTCACCAGGGAGTTTACATGACGTAGGGAAAAACAAAGTACTTTTTACCAGGTATAGGTAAATCGAAGGTTATTAGGTCTATATTcaggttttaatttttcatcataTGCGTATATTCTCTAGCAGTgcagtaaaaaagaaattgttttcattttgacAATCGACTACTTATTTCAGATGCAGTTTATCCTGCATTACGGGGGCGGACGAATAGAAAGTGTGAGTGGATTTGTATATGTAGTAAACATTTTCCAAGTTGCATAGGGTTGGTGGGATATTGTACTACCACCATAGTGGACATCGGGCGTTGCACAGCATCAGTGACGTTTGGATTACAACACGACATCGCATTATTGTTGGACATTGGGTGGGCGTCATATTTATTAGAATAGGAAAAGTGTGAAGATGGAGATAGTTGTGCTGTAATTTTTGAGGCCTTGGATTAAGAGACGTTTGGATACTGGTTTTAGACACATGgttaaatttacatacatgctCGGCCGAATGCACACAGTGTCTCGACCATAATACCAGTTACCGTATATTgtattacgtatgtatgtatatatgtttgttgGTATATGATAAAAGTACATATGTAGAGTTATAGTAGATGGTTGCATGATGGATAGTGCAACGCGCAAGAGATGCAGGGCCAAAAGTGACTAGTGACATTGCAAACGCAAAAAACGAAAGTTTCGCGCGAGTGATTTTttgtatacgtacatacatatagtgcagaaagaattaataaatataaaaaaagccaaCAAGTCaaacaaaatagcaaaatagACTGTC comes from Anastrepha ludens isolate Willacy chromosome 3, idAnaLude1.1, whole genome shotgun sequence and encodes:
- the LOC128858265 gene encoding 60S ribosomal protein L7a, which translates into the protein MVVKKPRPKKKPVTKKVAPAPLAVKKPVVKKVVNQLFEKRPKNFGIGQNVQPKRDLSRFVKWPKYIRIQRQKAVLQKRLKVPPPIHQFTQTLDKTTAVKMFKLLEKYRPESALAKKQRLKKIAEAKAKGKEVQPKKKPTFVRSGTNTVTKLVEQKKAQLVVIAHDVDPLELVLFLPALCRKMGVPYCIVKGKARLGLLVRRKTCTALALTNVEANDKANFAKILEAVKTNYNDRQDEIRKHWGGGILGSKSLARIAKLERAKARELAQKQG